Genomic segment of Edaphobacter bradus:
GCCGGCCAACCCGCAGAGGCGTTGTGGGCTGACCGTTCCTCCTGTAGCCTTTAGCGCATGTCAGAAACGCGCCAGGGCCGCGCGTGGGGGCGGCGTGGAGTGGAAGACGAGGGTGCGGAAGCCGCTTGTTTGTGGAAGGTTCGCGGCCCAGCGCGGCTCCATTTACCGAGGACAGCTCGCGGAAACTGCCCTTCGAATCAGGTGCGCGAAAAACCCTTGACAAGCGTGCATTGAAACCCATAATGTTCGCCGGTAACGTACACATAAACGCTGAGCCTCCTGAAACGATCGATGCTGACCCCTTGGTCACGGTCGTCATGCAAAGGCAAAACGCGGTAAGGAAGAGAGGCAACAACAGATGGCAGCTCAATTTTTGAGGAAGGTGTCGCAAGTCGGATTCCTTGGCCTTCTCTGCCTGCTGACGATCGGGCTTGTCACGGAGCAGGCTCGCGCACAGCAGGACCAGGGTGGCATTACCGGTTTCGTTAAGGACCCTACCGGGGCGATGGTCCCTGGGGCCGACGTGACCGTCACCAATCTGGACACGGGCCTCGTGCTCCACGCGAAATCGAGCTCGGGCGGGGCGTACACGGTTGCGCCGGTCAAAATCGGAAACTATACGGTATCCGCCCATGCACCTGGATTTGGTGTCACAACGGAGACGGGTGTCCACGTCGATATTCAGCAACGCGCGGAGGTCACGCTGACGCTCAAAGTCGGAGGGGTCAGTGAAACGGTGTCGGTCGATACCCAGGCGCCCCTTCTTCAGTCGCAGGACGCATCCGTCCAGCAGGTTATTACGGCGCACGACATCGACACAACGCCGCTCAATGGACGCAACTTTGTCTATATCGCGCAATTGACGGCCGGCATCGCTCCCCCGGGGGGCAATACCACGCGCGGCTCCGGCACGGGCGACTTCGTGGCAAACGGCCAGCGCACCGCCCAAAACGACTTCATCCTCGATGGTGTGGACAACAATACGAATCTGGTCGACTTCCTCAACGGATCGAGCTATGTGATGCGCCCACCTCCCGATGCGCTGGCGGAGTTTGCGATCCAGACCAGCAGCTTCAGTGCAGAGTTTGGACACTCTGCAGGCGCCGTCGTCAACGCCAGCATCAAGTCCGGCACAAACAAGATTCACGGTGACGTGTGGGAGTACTTCCGCAATACGAAGCTGGACGCCAAGGATTGGGATGTGCCGACGATCCCGGTCTATCACGAGAACCAGTTTGGAGCGACCGTTGGTCTCCCCATCCTGCACGACAAGCTGTTTTACTTCGGAGACATTGAGGCGAACCGGATATCGTTCGGTAAGACCTATCTCGAAAGCGTGCCTACGGTGAAGGAGCGGAATGGTGACTTCACGGAGCTGCTGGACGGCACAATCAACGGGAAGGGGGGGCCTGTTCAGCTGTATGCGGCGAACTCGGGCGGCGCAGCGACCATGAGCTGCAATGGCGTCAACAATGTCATCTGCCCCTCGCAGATCAACAAGGTCGCCCAAAACATTCTGAAGATGTATCCGATGCCCAATACGAACGGGGCTACTCTCTACAACAATTTCATCATCAATGCACCGACCCATCAGAATACGATTCAGTGGGACCAGCGTCTGGATTGGAACATCAGCCCGAAGGACCAGGCGTATTTTCGTTATAGCTACCTGCACGGAACCACGCTGAACACTCCCCCGCTGGGTCCAATCCTCGACGGCACTCCGTACGGGGGAACCAACGATACCAACTTGGCCGAGAATGGCATGCTGAGCGAGACGCACTTTTTCTCTCCGACGCTGTCCAATGAGTTTCGTTTTGGGTACAACTGGGGCAGCTTTGCGTTCCTGCAGCCGAACGCAAATGTGAACCTCGCTCCCACGCTGGGCCTGGGCGGCATTCCGTTTTCCCGCAACGAGGGCGGCCTTCCGCTCGGTGTCGTCTATGGACTGAGCAACTGGGGTTCGCAGGGCACATCCAACGAGTCGCAGAACGTCTACCAGATTCTCGATAACGTGGCGAAGACGATTGGCCAGCACTCCATTCGCGCCGGCGTCACATTCCAGGCGATCCGTTTCTTCTATCGGTACGCTTCGTCCTCGCTTGGCAACTACTACTTCACCGGTGCGCTGACGAGCGCTCCGGCTGTGAATGCTCCCACGGGTTCCGGCATCGCCGACTTCCTGCTGGACCAGATGGATACCTCGGCACTCTCCACGGCCCCGAACGTCAACGACGCACTCTGGTATCGCGCGGGGTACGTGCAGGACGATTGGAAGGTGACCGATCGTCTCACCGTCAACGTGGGCCTGCGCTACGACTACTACCAGCCCTACAAAGAGAACTCGGGGAGCCAGATGAACTTTATTCCCTCGACCCTTGGCATTGGGACTGGCTCTGGAACGTTGCTTCTTCCGTCGCGGATCCAGAACAGCGTCGTGCTGGGCTCGAAGTTTACGAATCTTCTCCTGAAGGACAACATCAATGTCGCGTACACCGGCAACGACCGGCTGACGAACGCCCAGAGTACCGACTTTGCCCCCCGTATCGGCATCTCCTACCGCGTCACTCCTAAGATGGTGGCTCGTGCCGGCTTCGGCATCTTCTACGGTGGTCTGGAGAGCCAGGGCGGCAACAACCTTGGGGACAACTTCCCGTTCCGCGGTCAGGTCAACGTGGTCCGACCGAGTTGCAACCTGGGCAACTGCCCCTCGAGCGGCATTACGCTCGAGTCCGGAGAGTCCGCGGCTCTCGCGGCCGGGCTTCTGAACTCAGTAAGCCTGCCAGGTCTGCATGCAACGGACTTCAACATCCAGACTCCATACACCGAGAACTACAACGTCTCACTCCAGTATGAGATTCAGCCCTCGCTGGCTGCGACGATCAGCTACGTGGGCAACGAATCCCGGCACCTGAGCACGTACTTTGATCCCCAGACGCTGCGGGCGCTCTTCCCGAATGGCACGGCGGGCCAGCCGCTCCAGCCCTTCCCGGATCTGGGCGGCATCGGCACCGTTCACTACGGAGGTCTCAGTACCTACAACTCGCTGCAGGCGAAGATGGAGAAGCGTTACTCGCACGGCCTGAGCTTTCTGGCGACCTATACCTGGGCGCACGCGCTCGACGATACGAGCTCCGCGGGTGGGCTCTCCAGCGGCACGGGCTATCGCAATCCGGTCCTCATCCCGCTCAGAATGGAGCTCACCAACTCAACCTATGATGTGCGGAACCGGTTCACCATCAACGGCAACTACGAACTTCCCTTCGGGAAGGGCCGCGCCTTCCTCAACCACGGCGGTTGGCTGGACGAAGTGGTGGGCGGTTGGTCGGCAAGTGCGACGTGGGTGGCCCAGACCGGTGAGCCCTTCTCGGTGGGCTCCAATACTCCGGGGCCAACCGGTGGCGGCGCGCGCGGTCTCAAGGGAGGCGATCCGTTTGCGCCTGGTGTCGCGGACCCGGGCTCGATCTCCAAAGCCCAGTTGCCCACCTGCAGTCTGCCGACCCGCACCAAACAGCACTGGTTCAACAACTGCCAGTTCATCAACCCGACGCCTGGAACGGCGTTGAATATACCCAGCCCCATCACGGATACGGCGACCGCGTTGCGGTTTCTCGGCGGTCGGGCCAATCTCGTCTACGGGCCAGGCTACCAGCGGACGAACATGTCGCTGTTCAAGAACTTTATCACGTTGCGCGAACAGTATCTGCAGTTCCGCGCGGACGCATTCAATCTCTTCAACAACCCGTCGCTCGGGAACCCGAACGGCACCAGCGTAGGAGGCGGTGCAACCAGCATCCAGGGGACACGTTTCATGCAGAACTTGACCCCGGATGCGCGGTTCTTCCAGATCTCTGCGAAGTACGTGTTCTAACCCCAACCGGGCGCATGGCACTCCTCCCTTCCGGGGGCCATGCGCCCTTTCACGCAACAAGAGTCACCCGTATCCCAACTTCGAGGTTCGAGGCGTGTTGAAGTCTGCTTTGCGCTGTGTAACGTGCCTCCCCTTTCTGTTCTCTCTGACTTCTATTGCGCAAAAACAGACGACCTTGGCATCTCCCGATGGTCGGATCGCGATACGCTTCGATACCGTGAGCTCTCAGGGCAAGCCGGTGGCCACAGGCCGGCTTGTCTACAATATTCAATTCCTGGGTAAATCCGTGGTGGATCAGTCAGCTCTCGGGCTCACACTCGATGGACACCCTCCACTTGGCAGCGCGGTCACCATCACCAAGGCAGAAAGCACAAGCGGCGTGGACGATTACGCGATGCAGTTCCAGAAGGTGGGGCACGTTCACGACGCTTACAATGGCCTGCTTTTCGAGACGACAGAAGATTCTGCGCCGCACCGCACTTTGGAGATCGAGGCGCGCGCCTACAACAACGGTGTTGCCTTCCGGTACCTGTTGCCAGAACAGGATGCCCTCAAGGAGATCAAGCTGCGCCAGGAAGACACAGAATTTCGGCTTCCGACAGATGCTACCGACTGGCTCCTCGCTCTCCCGAACTACCGCAGTAGCTACGAGAGTGAGTACGTCAAGTTGCCGACAACAGCTCTGAGCAATCAGGGCGGCGTGTCCAGCAGCTTTCTCATCGGCCTTCCGCTATTGATGCAGGAACCGGGCGTGGCATGGCTATCGCTGATGGAGGCCGACATCGAAGGCAGCACGAGCATGTATGTCACCAACCCTTCGGGCAACTGGGCTGGGCATTACTTTGTGGCGAAGCTTGCTCCACGATTCGACGATCCAACCGTTGCGCTATTGAGCAAGAGTCCCTATCACTCCGCTTGGCGGGTGATCGGGATTGCGGACGATCCTGGACGCTTTATCGAGTCGACGCTTGTCTATGACCTTAGTCCGGCCAGCCGTGTTGCTGACACGAGCTGGATTCAGGCTGGCAAGGCTTCGTGGAACTGGTGGGTCGATGATGTCGATGAGGATGGGCATCCGTCCTTCAGCACCAAGAATATGGAGCACTACGTCGACTTCTCGGCAGCCTCAGGCTTCCGTTACATGATGCTCGATGCGGGATGGGCCGTTGGCCGTGACATCACACATATGAATGGGAAGGTCGATGTTCCCGAGCTTGTGCGCTACGCCGCCGCGAAGAACGTCAAGGTATGGATATGGTGCTATTCGGAGTCGGTGATGGACCAAATGAAGGAGGCATTTCCCCTCTTCGAGAAGTGGGGCGTCACCGGCGTGAAGATCGACTTCATCAATCGTGACGACCAGAGAGGGGTGCAGTTCTATTACGACACGGCTCGCGAAGCCGCGGCCCACCACCTAATGGTGGACTTCCACGGGACGAGGACGCCGTGGGGACTCGAGCGCACCTACCCCAATGTGATGAGCTATGAGGGCGTTCTTGGCATTGAAAACAATAAGGTCGGAAGACGCGATAGCCCCGTGGACCGTTCGGTGTTCCCGTACACTCGACTGATTGCGGGTCCCATGGACTACACCCCGGGCGCCTTCAACAACGAGACGGAAAATGCGTTCGAAGCTCGAAATACGAGCCCGATGGCGATGGGTACGCGGGCGCAACAACTCGCCCTCTATGTGATCTTCCAGAGCCCGATTCAGATGGTCTCGGACAGCCCCCAGGCATACCAGGGACAGCCCGCGTTCCAGTTCATCAAGGACGTGCCTGCTTCCTGGGACTCTGTAAAGGTCCTCGACGGCGAGCCGGGCGAGTACACGACCATCGCCCGCCAGCACGGGGACGAGTGGTATCTGGGCAGCATGACCAACTGGACGCCGCGCACGCTCTCGGTTCCGCTCAGCTTTCTAGGGGAGGGCGTCTATCGTGCGGAGATATATGCGGACGGCCCCGATGCGGCGAAGGAGCCTAAGGAGGTCGATATTCGGAAGCAACTGGTTCGCAAGGGGCAGGTGTTGACCCTTAAGCTTGCACCGGGCGGGGGATGTGCGATTCGCTTTGTGCCGGCGCGGCAGACACGATGAGCTACACCAGGCAGCGATTAGCGCTTTCTCAGCTCGGGTTCGAGGTCCTCGTAGGTGTCCATGATCTGACCTGCAAACAGGGACAGATTGCTGCGGAAGACAACGTGCGGGGCAAGGCGCACCGCCGGCTGCGTCTTCTCCTCGCTGCGAAGGTATTGGATCAGAGACTCGAAGGCAACCTTGCCCTGGGTGTAAGGGCGTTGGTGAATGGTCGCGAGCACCTTCCCGAACTCGATCAGCGGCACAAGCTCCTGGAAGAGGTCGGTCGTGACGATCTGAATCTTTCCCAGCAGATGGAGCTCGTCAAGGGCCTTGAGGACAGGAATGCTGTTAGCCGTGCTGAGGTAAATACCCTGCGGACGGCCTTTGCTTTTCATCAGCGCAAGCGCCTGTTGATAGGCCTGCTTCGGCTGTTCGTGGCTCTCGAGGGCGGGCAGCAGCGAAAGATGAGGCGCTTGAACGGCGAGCGTCGCGGCAAAGCCACGCAGCTTCTCCGCATGGTCCAGCGTAAAGAGTTCGCCACTGAAGACGGCGACGTTGGCCTTCTGGCGAAGGTTCATGGCCAACAACTCCGCAGCGATCGCGCCACTGGCATAGGCATGGGCCGCTACGAAGCCCATGCGGTCCGTGTTAGGAGCATCGCTTCCGACACACATCATCGCTGTGCCATCGCGCGAGAGTTTGCGGATCACCGCGTCAAACTTCCGTGTGTCACCGGGCAGGAAGATGATGCCGTCGTAGTGTCGCTCCATCGCAGCTTCTACCGCTTGGACGTCCCCGACTCCGAGGCGCGGGTACTCATGAAAGTCGAGCGTGATCTGCATCCCCACGGTCTCGGCGGCCGCCGCGCGGATGCCGGCTCGGACCGGATCGAAGAAGTGGGAGATGTGCTTGGGAAGAATCGCGGCGATCGAGAGCTTGCGGTTCAGCTTCAGCGCCTGGGCGGCGAGGTTCGGTTTATATCCGAGGTGCTCCGCCGTCTGCAGGACGCGATTCTTGGTCTTTTCGCTGACTCCGGTGCGTCCGTGGAGGGCACGATCGACGGTCCCGATCGACACGCCCAGCGCACGGGCGATCTCCTTGATTCCGGACGTACCTTTAGTATCCGACATAGCTACACCTGAAAGAGTGGGGTGAGTTCAGGATCAGATCGTCTCACCGCGAACAACGCCATACGTAGCCGAAAAGGCGACCCGCATAGTTTATCGGGCGTTGCTGCATGGCTTGCTTCACAGACAGCCGATATCTTCAAAGTATAAAGAAGGAGAACAGTTGATGCACTGGATTGAGCCACTTTTTCCCCGTTTCGCTACCCTTGCTGCCTCCATCCTCCTTGTGGCCGCGGCCGGATCTCCTGGGGCCCAGGCTCAACGCCGGGATACGGTCTCCTTTGATTCGGCTTCTCATGTCTTTCGGCTGGATGGAGGCGATACGACTTACGCTTTCGGCGTCAACGAAAACGGTGAGATGCAGTCGGTCTACTGGGGAAAGAGGCTGTCCGGGGCCGACCGCTTTGCGGCCGTGAAGGCCTCGCCCGCTGCGGCTGCCTTCGACTTATCGGTGACGACGACACCACACGAGTTCGTGGGGTGGGGAGGAGGTCTGTTCGTTGAACCAGACCTGAAGGTTACCTTCCCAGATGGGAATCGCGATCTGAAGCTCCGCTACCTCTCCTATGCGAAAGAGGGAAGGGCGCTTTCCGTTGTCATGAAGGATATCTCGCGCGAAGTGTTTGTCACCCTGCACTACGAGATTGACCAGGAGACTGGAATACTTCGACGCTGGGCCGATATCGACAACCGGACGAATGACTCCATCGTGATCGAGCAGGCTGCTGCAGGCACATGGAACTTGCCGCGTGGTACGGACTATCGGCTGCGTTACCTCACTGGTCGCTGGGCCGCTGAATGGAATCTACAGGAGCAGCCGATCCGTCCGGGCAAGATTGTCCTGGAGAGCCGAAGGGGAACGACCGGGGCGCAGAACAATCCATGGTTCGCCATCGACCATGAAGGCGACAACGATCAGGAGCACGGCGATGTTTGGTTTGGAGCGCTCGGCTGGAGCGGATCTTGGCAGATCGCGATCGAACAGGACCAGTTGCAGCAGGTTCGCGTTACCGGTGGGCCAAACGCCTTCGACTTCGGCTATCTTCTCCGCAAAGGCGAACACTTTGAGACGCCATCGTTCTACGGAGGCTACTCTGACCATGGCATCGGTGGAGCCTCGCGCGAACTGCATCGCTTTGAGATCGATTCCATTCTGCCGCATCACCCGACACCCAAGCTGCGACCCGTTCTCTACAACTCGTGGGAGGCAACGGAGTTCAATGTGGATGAAGCGGGACAGATGGCGCTGGCAGAGAAGGCCGCAAGCATCGGAGTCGAGCGCTTCGTGATGGATGACGGTTGGTTTGGTCAGCGCAACAACGACCATGCCGGCCTCGGCGATTGGTATGTGAATCCGCAGAAGTTTCCGCATGGGCTCAAGCCCTTGATCGATAAGGTCCACTCGCTCGGCATGGACTTCGGACTGTGGGTTGAGCCGGAGATGGTGAATCCGGACAGCGATCTCTATCGCAAGCACCCCGATTGGGTCTTAAACTTCCCTGGCCGGCCGCGCACTGAGGCACGCAACCAACTTGTCTTGAACCTGGCGAGACAGGATGTGCGTGACTATGTGGCCGGGTTCCTCGACAAGTTGCTCACTGAGAATGACATTGCTTTTCTGAAGTGGGACTACAATCGCAATTGGTCTGAGCCAGGTTGGCCAGCCGCGGGGAAAGACGCTGAGAAGAACGTCTATGTGGACTTCATCCGTAACTTCTACTCGATCCTTGCTGAGCTCAGGGCGAAGCATCCGAATGTCGAGATCGAATCCTGTTCAGGTGGCGGGAGCCGTATCGATCTCGGG
This window contains:
- a CDS encoding LacI family DNA-binding transcriptional regulator; the encoded protein is MSDTKGTSGIKEIARALGVSIGTVDRALHGRTGVSEKTKNRVLQTAEHLGYKPNLAAQALKLNRKLSIAAILPKHISHFFDPVRAGIRAAAAETVGMQITLDFHEYPRLGVGDVQAVEAAMERHYDGIIFLPGDTRKFDAVIRKLSRDGTAMMCVGSDAPNTDRMGFVAAHAYASGAIAAELLAMNLRQKANVAVFSGELFTLDHAEKLRGFAATLAVQAPHLSLLPALESHEQPKQAYQQALALMKSKGRPQGIYLSTANSIPVLKALDELHLLGKIQIVTTDLFQELVPLIEFGKVLATIHQRPYTQGKVAFESLIQYLRSEEKTQPAVRLAPHVVFRSNLSLFAGQIMDTYEDLEPELRKR
- a CDS encoding TonB-dependent receptor, producing the protein MAAQFLRKVSQVGFLGLLCLLTIGLVTEQARAQQDQGGITGFVKDPTGAMVPGADVTVTNLDTGLVLHAKSSSGGAYTVAPVKIGNYTVSAHAPGFGVTTETGVHVDIQQRAEVTLTLKVGGVSETVSVDTQAPLLQSQDASVQQVITAHDIDTTPLNGRNFVYIAQLTAGIAPPGGNTTRGSGTGDFVANGQRTAQNDFILDGVDNNTNLVDFLNGSSYVMRPPPDALAEFAIQTSSFSAEFGHSAGAVVNASIKSGTNKIHGDVWEYFRNTKLDAKDWDVPTIPVYHENQFGATVGLPILHDKLFYFGDIEANRISFGKTYLESVPTVKERNGDFTELLDGTINGKGGPVQLYAANSGGAATMSCNGVNNVICPSQINKVAQNILKMYPMPNTNGATLYNNFIINAPTHQNTIQWDQRLDWNISPKDQAYFRYSYLHGTTLNTPPLGPILDGTPYGGTNDTNLAENGMLSETHFFSPTLSNEFRFGYNWGSFAFLQPNANVNLAPTLGLGGIPFSRNEGGLPLGVVYGLSNWGSQGTSNESQNVYQILDNVAKTIGQHSIRAGVTFQAIRFFYRYASSSLGNYYFTGALTSAPAVNAPTGSGIADFLLDQMDTSALSTAPNVNDALWYRAGYVQDDWKVTDRLTVNVGLRYDYYQPYKENSGSQMNFIPSTLGIGTGSGTLLLPSRIQNSVVLGSKFTNLLLKDNINVAYTGNDRLTNAQSTDFAPRIGISYRVTPKMVARAGFGIFYGGLESQGGNNLGDNFPFRGQVNVVRPSCNLGNCPSSGITLESGESAALAAGLLNSVSLPGLHATDFNIQTPYTENYNVSLQYEIQPSLAATISYVGNESRHLSTYFDPQTLRALFPNGTAGQPLQPFPDLGGIGTVHYGGLSTYNSLQAKMEKRYSHGLSFLATYTWAHALDDTSSAGGLSSGTGYRNPVLIPLRMELTNSTYDVRNRFTINGNYELPFGKGRAFLNHGGWLDEVVGGWSASATWVAQTGEPFSVGSNTPGPTGGGARGLKGGDPFAPGVADPGSISKAQLPTCSLPTRTKQHWFNNCQFINPTPGTALNIPSPITDTATALRFLGGRANLVYGPGYQRTNMSLFKNFITLREQYLQFRADAFNLFNNPSLGNPNGTSVGGGATSIQGTRFMQNLTPDARFFQISAKYVF
- a CDS encoding alpha-galactosidase, producing MHWIEPLFPRFATLAASILLVAAAGSPGAQAQRRDTVSFDSASHVFRLDGGDTTYAFGVNENGEMQSVYWGKRLSGADRFAAVKASPAAAAFDLSVTTTPHEFVGWGGGLFVEPDLKVTFPDGNRDLKLRYLSYAKEGRALSVVMKDISREVFVTLHYEIDQETGILRRWADIDNRTNDSIVIEQAAAGTWNLPRGTDYRLRYLTGRWAAEWNLQEQPIRPGKIVLESRRGTTGAQNNPWFAIDHEGDNDQEHGDVWFGALGWSGSWQIAIEQDQLQQVRVTGGPNAFDFGYLLRKGEHFETPSFYGGYSDHGIGGASRELHRFEIDSILPHHPTPKLRPVLYNSWEATEFNVDEAGQMALAEKAASIGVERFVMDDGWFGQRNNDHAGLGDWYVNPQKFPHGLKPLIDKVHSLGMDFGLWVEPEMVNPDSDLYRKHPDWVLNFPGRPRTEARNQLVLNLARQDVRDYVAGFLDKLLTENDIAFLKWDYNRNWSEPGWPAAGKDAEKNVYVDFIRNFYSILAELRAKHPNVEIESCSGGGSRIDLGVMRLTDEVWPSDNTDASDRLLIQNGFTYAYTPGVMMAWVTDSPTWVNQRSLSLEYRFLSSMQGSLGIGANLNKWTPEDFAKAKALVTEYKAIRETIQRGDLYRLMTPESNSPYSVTETVARDGRQVVAFAFLHSSAELYPYPRILLHGLDENAMYNVKALAGRLSDGTPLQGSGSYWMHHGVDVDLRGDFQAAAFVLTRQ
- a CDS encoding glycoside hydrolase family 97 protein — translated: MASPDGRIAIRFDTVSSQGKPVATGRLVYNIQFLGKSVVDQSALGLTLDGHPPLGSAVTITKAESTSGVDDYAMQFQKVGHVHDAYNGLLFETTEDSAPHRTLEIEARAYNNGVAFRYLLPEQDALKEIKLRQEDTEFRLPTDATDWLLALPNYRSSYESEYVKLPTTALSNQGGVSSSFLIGLPLLMQEPGVAWLSLMEADIEGSTSMYVTNPSGNWAGHYFVAKLAPRFDDPTVALLSKSPYHSAWRVIGIADDPGRFIESTLVYDLSPASRVADTSWIQAGKASWNWWVDDVDEDGHPSFSTKNMEHYVDFSAASGFRYMMLDAGWAVGRDITHMNGKVDVPELVRYAAAKNVKVWIWCYSESVMDQMKEAFPLFEKWGVTGVKIDFINRDDQRGVQFYYDTAREAAAHHLMVDFHGTRTPWGLERTYPNVMSYEGVLGIENNKVGRRDSPVDRSVFPYTRLIAGPMDYTPGAFNNETENAFEARNTSPMAMGTRAQQLALYVIFQSPIQMVSDSPQAYQGQPAFQFIKDVPASWDSVKVLDGEPGEYTTIARQHGDEWYLGSMTNWTPRTLSVPLSFLGEGVYRAEIYADGPDAAKEPKEVDIRKQLVRKGQVLTLKLAPGGGCAIRFVPARQTR